In Thunnus thynnus chromosome 11, fThuThy2.1, whole genome shotgun sequence, the following proteins share a genomic window:
- the rab20 gene encoding ras-related protein Rab-20, translating into MPEQSKMKKPDVKVVLLGDMNVGKTSLLHRYTERKFKDTISTVGGAFFLKQWGPYNISIWDTAGREQFHGLGSMYCRGAAAVILTYDVTNWQSLAELEERFLSLTDTANLDCIYAVVGNKADLTDLKAQLPQETDVVSEDRTESEENQTEPQVLSACPTPPASPASLTGTMLHKQVTHEDAAAFYGRILRYKGLDEKNSLPAERMCFETSAKTGYNVDTLFETLFDLVLPSILRKRNENQESPTVDLEECRGATSKRSRSACC; encoded by the exons ATGCCCGAGCAGTCGAAGATGAAGAAGCCCGACGTCAAGGTTGTTCTGCTGGGAGACATGAACGTGGGGAAGACGTCGCTGCTCCACAGGTACACGGAGAGGAAGTTCAAAGACACGATCAGCACCGTCGGAGGGGCGTTTTTCCTCAAACAGTGGGGACCTTACAATATCTCAATATGGGACACTGCTG GCCGTGAACAGTTTCACGGGTTGGGCTCCATGTACTGTCGTGGTGCAGCCGCTGTCATCCTGACTTATGATGTCACCAACTGGCAGAGCCTAGCTGAGCTGGAGGAGCGCTTCCTGTCCCTGACTGATACTGCTAACCTTGACTGCATTTACGCTGTAGTGGGCAACAAGGCCGATCTCACAGACCTTAAAGCTCAGCTGCCTCAGGAGACAGATGTGGTGTCAGAGGACCGAACTGAGAGTGAGGAGAACCAGACGGAGCCACAGGTGCTGTCTGCTTGCCCCACACCCCCGGCCTCCCCCGCATCCCTCACTGGCACGATGCTTCACAAACAGGTTACCCATGAGGATGCAGCAGCTTTTTATGGGAGAATACTGCGCTACAAGGGCCTGGATGAAAAGAACAGCCTGCCTGCAGAGAGGATGTGCTTCGAGACAAGTGCAAAGACGGGGTATAATGTGGACACTCTGTTTGAGACGCTGTTTGATCTGGTGCTGCCCTCCATCCTGAGGAAGAGAAATGAGAACCAGGAGTCTCCTACAGTGGATCTGGAGGAGTGCAGGGGGGCCACCAGCAAGAGGTCTAGATCTGCCTGCTGCTAG